A genomic region of Macaca thibetana thibetana isolate TM-01 chromosome 14, ASM2454274v1, whole genome shotgun sequence contains the following coding sequences:
- the LOC126935665 gene encoding 60S ribosomal protein L39-like — protein MSSHKTFRIKRFLAKKQKQNRPIPQWIRMKTGKIRYNSKRRHWRRTKLGL, from the coding sequence ATGTCTTCTCACAAGACTTTCAGGATTAAGCGATTCCTggccaagaaacaaaagcaaaatcgcCCCATTCCCCAGTGGATTcggatgaaaactggaaaaataaggTACAACTCCAAAAGGAGACATTGGAGAAGAACCAAGCTGGGTCTATAA